From the genome of Treponema denticola:
CTTTTTCAGCAGTTTTTTTGTGTGCGGGTGTAAGCGCTTTCTACTCTTAAATATTTACATCGCTCCCTTTTAAAGTCCTTTAATCTGTGGTATAATAAAAAAACAGGAGGACGGTTGAAGCTCACGGCTCAAATAGTGCCGCTCGCTTCAACTCCGAGTTTCATCAGGCTGTCGCCTGATGAAACATCGTTTATTGTATACCGTTTTTCAGGCTAAAGCCTTACAAAACGGCGAAAAAAGGCAATTCGGAAGTTCAAACTTCCTCATTGCTTTTTTTAGGAGGAAACTATGCCTACAATGACCATGACAAATAAACTCTATCAAGAATTGGAACAGGCAGCCCGAATGACCGGTGCGGCAAAAGATACCGTCTTAGAAAATGCCCTCAGCCGCTACCTTGCCGAATTGAAGGAAGATGCCGAAGATGCCATGTGTGCCGAAAAAGCATGGAATGACTTTGAAAAAAGCGGGGAAAAAACATACACCATAGCCGAAATGCGGCACGAGTTAGGTCTATGAAAGTCGTCTTGACGGAAACATTTAAAAAGCAACTAAAAAAGTTGGACGCGGCAATCTCAAAGCGTGTTTTGGATTACCTTGAACAAATTGAGCTTCTTGATAATCCGCGCTCCCGCGGAAAAGCGCTTACTTCAAATCTTTCAGGGCTATGGCGGTACCGCGTCGGCGATTACCGCATTTTATGCCGCATCTGTGACGATAAATTGATTATTACCGTCATCGAAATCGCTCACCGCTCAACGGTGTATCGATGAACAGAGAATGATACCGGTCTCACCCAAGAAGAAGTGGAATCGATTAGCTAATTTATAATTCGGTTTATTCCCGGCTTCCGTGTCGGGGATAAACCTCGAGTTAACTCCTCATTATATTTATACGGATTATTTTAAAAAATGGTAAATATTAAAAAAATTGATAAAAGCCGTCTATAAATTTTCTAAAAGATGAACCTTCTTTTATATCGAGCGGGCAGATAAGAGGAATGGTTTTTAACACAATGTCTGAATCTTTAATTCTATATTCTATACGGCCGATTTGCTGTCCTGCAAAAAGAGGCGCCATTATTACATCAGGTAAAATTATAACTTGTTCTATATGCCTCTCATCGTTTTTAAATACCGTAATATAGTCTTGCGAAAAGTCCTTATCGGCGAGGAGAGGTATAAAGGCGGAAGTTTTTACATTCAGGTTTGAATCTAGGACTCTTACATTTTTTCTAATTTTGTTGTGCTCCCTTATGTCAAAACTTTTAAAATTGTCGAATGCAAAATTCATAAGCTTGATGGAATTTTGCTCCCGCTTAAAAATCCCTTCCGTAAAGTTTTTGCCGTGACCGCCGAGGATGACCGCAATAAAACGCTCGCCGTTTTTTTGAGCTGTAAGCGAAATATTAAAACCGGACTCGTAAATAAAGCCTGTTTTTAAACCGTCACATCCTTCTATTTTTTTTAGAAGGGTATTAGTTGCAGGCTTAATTTGAAGCTCATTGAAACCTGCGGAGTTTTTTTTGATAAGAATATTGTGTTTTTGGGGATAACTTATCTCATTTACCGAATGAAACTTTTTTAAGTTTTCAGGATATTGTTTTAAATACTGGAGGGAAAATAAGGCAAAGTCCCTTGCCGTGGTTTGATTTTTTTCGCTTAAGCCCGAAGAATCCTCAAAGCGGGTGGATTTTAAGCCCATCGCTTTAACGGCCTCGTTCATTTTAAGCGTAAACTTTGCAAGGCTTCCTTCTGTAAGCAGGGCAGCTGCAAGGGCTGCATCATTCCCCGAGCAAACCGCCATTCCCCTTATCAGCTCTTCTATACTTAAACTTTGATTTTCTCCCAAGCCCATCCAAGCCGCTCCTTTGGGAAGAAAAATTGCCCAAGCCTCCTTAGGTGGAAAAACAATCTTTTCCAAATCTTTAAACTCAGGCTTTTGAAGCATGGTATAAATTGTTACCAGCTTTGTAAGGGAGGCCGGAGGGATTATTTTATCGGCATTGGACTCGGCTAAAATTGTGCCGGTGTTTGCGTGAATAAGAATGTAGGACTCGGCATCGATTTTAGGTAATTCTATTTTTTTTGCCGAGGGGGCAATGTTAGAAGACGATGATTTTACGGGCAAAAAATTTTCTATGGAATTAAGGGGCGGAAAGTCTGAGTTAATCTTATGCCGGCTGTAAAAGGTTTTAAGAGCTGCCGTTTTTTCTTCTTGTAAAACCTCAAGAGGCTGTGCTTTTTTTAATTCCGAAACATGGAAAAAAATAAAACCTGCAAAAGCCAATACAGAAAAAAGCACAGCCCCAAAGAGAACAAAAATAACTTTTATAATTCCGTTTGTGCTGTGCTTCATTTTTTAAGGTCTTAAATTTTTTACTAAAAAAATTAGAACTCGGCTAATTTCGGTGCTCTGGGGAAGGGGATTACATCCCTTATGTTTCCCATACCCGTAACATAGAGGAGAAGGCGCTCAAACCCGAGTCCGAATCCCGAATGAGGAACCGTACCGTATCGGCGGAGGTCAAGGTACCACCAATAGTCTTCTTCCCTTAAACCCAATTCCTTAATTCGCCCTTGTAAAATATCAAGATTTTCTTCCCTTTCCGAGCCCCCGATTATTTCGCCCAAGCCCGGTACAAGCACGTCCATCGCCCGCACCGTTTTTCCGTCCTCGTTTAATTTCATATAGAAGGACTTAATCTCCTTGGGATAATTTGTAACAATCACGGGGCCTTTATATACTTCCTCGGTTAAAAACCTTTCATGTTCGCTCTGGAGGTCGCAGCCCCAGTAGGGTTTAAACTCAAAGCGGTCAATGTGCTTTTCAAGCTCTGCTATAGCCTCCGTGTAAGTAAGGCGCGTAAAGGGCGTGTTTACAACATTTTTGAGCATCTCGATAAGCCCTTTTTTGATTCTTGAATCAAAAAATTCCAAATCCTCCCTGCACTTTTCCAAGGCCCATTTTAAAAGATAGACGATAAAGTCTTCTGCCAGCTCCATGTTTTCTTTTATGGTAAAAAAGGACATTTCGGGCTCAACCATCCAAAATTCCGCGAGGTGGCGGCTTGTGTTCGAGTTTTCAGCTCTAAAAGTCGGGCCGAATGTGTAAATGCGCGAAAGAGCCGTCGCATAGGTTTCTCCTTCAAGCTGGCCTGAAACGGTCAGGTGAGCCTGCTTGCCGAAAAAATCTTGAGAATAATCTATTTTAAAGGAATCGGGATCCTTTTTTTCTTTTAGAGCTTTCTTTACGGTTTCTTCTATATCAAAGGTTGTAACATGGAACATTTCGCCTGCGCCCTCGCAGTCCGAGCCGGTAATAATCGGCGTATGCACATATTGAAAACCTCTTTCCTGAAAAAAGGTGTGGATTGCATAGGCCATCTGGCTCCTCATACGGGCAACAGCCCCGAAGGTATTGGTGCGTGCCCTCAAGTGAGCTACGTCCCTTAAAAATTCCATGCTATGCCGCTTTTTTTGCAAAGGATATTTTTCCTGATCAGCCTCACCGAAGATATGGATATTATTGGCCTGAAGCTCAACTCTTTGCCCTGCCGCAGGGGAGGGAACTAGATTGCCAGATACCTTTACCGAAACTCCGGTGCCGGCCTTTTTTAAGAGAGCTTCGGTATTATTATCGAGACCCTTATCCCTGTCAAATGTTGCCTGAATGGAGGCAAAACAAGAGCCGTCATTAATCTCGATAAAAACCAAATTCTTGGTTTCCCGCTTTGTGCGAACCCAGCCGTAAACATCGATTGCCTGGCCTTTAGGTTCGGAGGTTAAAATATCTTTAATTAAATGTATCATATAAATATATTATATGGTAAATTCCGATTCTGTCAAGCAAGTCTTTTAAAATGGATTGACGGCTGATAAGTTGCAAAATATCTTGACCTGATACTTAGTATGTGATAAAATCATAACAATAAAGATTAACAAATAGGAGTTACCTTTTATGAAAAAACCTTTTATCTGTATCGCTTTGTGCTCGTTTTTCTTTTTACCTTTGGCTGCCCGCGAAGAGACTCATGAAAACCATTCTTCAGAGCATAGTAATAAGAAAGTTGCCTATACTACAACTATAAATGCTATTGTTACATGGCCGCCTCAAGCCTTGGTAGGTGTAACTCAAAGTTTTAAAGTTCCGCTCATGCAGTTTGATAATCCTTTGACGAAGGATAATAATATCAACTTTAAAATAGGGGCGGAATTGAGTCCTATAAGTTTTGAGGGAAAATTCAGTATTACTTGGACTCCTATCGCCTTTTTGGAATTTTATACCGAGTCCCGTGTCGGATCAGGCTGGAAACTTACAAATGAGTTGTTAGGTACGGCCATTAATGAAAATAAAGGCGGAAAGTCAAACTCTATTCCTATAAATTTTAGTAAAGCTGTATATTCATTTACATTAGGAGGAACTTTTCAGTTTGACCTAGGAGCCGTCATACCTCATGATTGGAGCCATGTTATTTTTAAAACGGATCAGTATGCTCTTTATAAGGCTATGAGCGGAGTAAATTCCGAAACTTCATGGCTTTACCAGGCCGATTCCGGAGCAAACCGCAATGGTTGGAGATACATGAGTTCCTATGTAATAGGGTACAAGATGCCTTTATTTTTAGATTTAATTGCAATGAAAATAGATGTAGAAAAAAAACTGTTTGCTTCTCCCAAAGGGCTTGATAATAAAAAATGGGGTGAAGACCTATTCCTAACCACTTTCGGCCCTGTCATTAATTTTAATATTAAAAAAGATTATAATATAATGCTTTTGGCTCAATGGTATACTTATCCGGTTTATAAAAATGAGGTTAAAGACGATTTTTACCAAACGAAGATTATTGATACCGATAAAAAAACTCAGGTTAAATTTTATCAGGTCGGTATCGTTTTTTATATGAATATTAATAGATAGAAAAACCACAAGGAGGTATGATAAGCAGTTCGGCAGGAATTCAGCCTCACTGTTTATCTGCCGAGTTTGCCTTTCGGCAAACGTCGTATTATTATGGAAGGGGGAGGAATGAAAAATAAGGCTGAAGTAATACAAAAAATTAAGAATGCAGGGCTTGCAGCCAGGGAAGGAAGGGCTGAGCCTATTCTTGCAACCGTTTCGGGCGTTCTTTCTACAAAACCTAATTTGATAAGGTACTGTGCCGATGAGCTGGGCTTCGGTCTTATAACCACAAAGAGCTTTCAGGTGCTGCCCAATCCGGGAAATAGAGAACCCATCCTTTGCGAGCCCGAATTAGGCTGTTTCGGTAATTCCGTCGGTCTTCGTAACTGCGGAATGGAACAGGCTGTAAAAGAGCTTAAAGAGCTGCGTTCCTCATGGAAAACCGATTCTATTTTAAACGTTTCCCTCTCTGCCTCAAACCCTGAAGATTTTATCAGCCTTTTAAAGGGCTTTGAAGAATTAGCCGACTGCTTTGAGCTTAACTTTTCATGTCCCCATGCTTCGGCAGGCTTCGGTGCCTCCATAGGCTGCGACCCTGCAATTGCTTGCGGATACGTAAAGACGATAAAAAAAGCTCTCCCCGATTGCACCGTGCCGATTTTTGTAAAACTTACCCCTAATGTAGAAGATATAGGAGCCATAGCTTCCGCCGTAATTGAAGCAGGCGCAGACGGCATAACGGCTATTAACACTGTAGGCCCCAAGGTTTACATTGAGCCCCATTCGGGAAAGCCCATCTTACAAAATAAACTGGGCGGAAAGGGCGGCATGAGCGGGTCATGGGTATTCTCAAGGGCTTTGGAATGTATCGGGCAAATACGGAAGGCTGTAGGAGAAGAAATTCCTATAATCGGAATGGGCGGCGTTATGACTGGTTCTCAAGCTGCCGAACTCGTTAGGGCAGGGGCTGATATAATAGGCATAGGTTCTGCCTGCGGCATGCTTGAACAAGACGATTTAAAGCCTTTTTTTCAAAACCTTGCCTCGGATGCTCTAAACTGCATACGCGGCAAAGAAACCGATAAGACTTCTTCATTTTTACGCAAAAAAAAGGCCTTGGAATACGAAGCTAAGACCATCGTTAAAATCGAGAAAGAAAGTGAAGATATCATTATAATTACCCTAAAAGGAAAGTGTAAATTCGAAGCAGGGCAGTTTGTGTTCTTATGGATTCCCGGAGTTGGCGAAAAGCCCTTTTCCCTTGCGGAAGCCGATCCTATAAGCCTTATCATAAAAAAACGAGGCCCCTTTACCGAAGCTCTTTTTGAGCTAAAAGAAGGGGATACAATCTATATGCGTGGCCTTTACGGCAAAGGAATAAAACCTCCTAAAACCGAAAATGCCCTTTTAATTGCAGGCGGAACTGGTATTGCAGTCCTTCCTGCCCTTGCAAAATGCTTAAAAAAGCAAGGAGCCTTAATTTCTACCTATGTGGGAACTTCCGAAGAAATTAAAAAAAAGGAGCCCAACGGCATCGAAAAAATTCTAATTGAATGCGGTACCTATAAAAAAGTGGCCGACAAGGGCGTTATAGGCAGGGTACTAAACCAATTCCAAAAAGACAATATTGAAGGAAATACCGGCCTCCCGATTCAAGGAAAAGCCGAAAATATGGGTAAGCCGGACTTTTTTGCGGCCTATCTGGTCGGGCCCATGATTTTTATGCGCAGGGCCTCCGAAATCCTTTTAAAAATGGGTGTGCGTAAAAATCAGATTTT
Proteins encoded in this window:
- a CDS encoding type II toxin-antitoxin system RelE family toxin, with the protein product MKVVLTETFKKQLKKLDAAISKRVLDYLEQIELLDNPRSRGKALTSNLSGLWRYRVGDYRILCRICDDKLIITVIEIAHRSTVYR
- a CDS encoding D-alanyl-D-alanine carboxypeptidase family protein gives rise to the protein MKHSTNGIIKVIFVLFGAVLFSVLAFAGFIFFHVSELKKAQPLEVLQEEKTAALKTFYSRHKINSDFPPLNSIENFLPVKSSSSNIAPSAKKIELPKIDAESYILIHANTGTILAESNADKIIPPASLTKLVTIYTMLQKPEFKDLEKIVFPPKEAWAIFLPKGAAWMGLGENQSLSIEELIRGMAVCSGNDAALAAALLTEGSLAKFTLKMNEAVKAMGLKSTRFEDSSGLSEKNQTTARDFALFSLQYLKQYPENLKKFHSVNEISYPQKHNILIKKNSAGFNELQIKPATNTLLKKIEGCDGLKTGFIYESGFNISLTAQKNGERFIAVILGGHGKNFTEGIFKREQNSIKLMNFAFDNFKSFDIREHNKIRKNVRVLDSNLNVKTSAFIPLLADKDFSQDYITVFKNDERHIEQVIILPDVIMAPLFAGQQIGRIEYRIKDSDIVLKTIPLICPLDIKEGSSFRKFIDGFYQFF
- the asnS gene encoding asparagine--tRNA ligase; amino-acid sequence: MIHLIKDILTSEPKGQAIDVYGWVRTKRETKNLVFIEINDGSCFASIQATFDRDKGLDNNTEALLKKAGTGVSVKVSGNLVPSPAAGQRVELQANNIHIFGEADQEKYPLQKKRHSMEFLRDVAHLRARTNTFGAVARMRSQMAYAIHTFFQERGFQYVHTPIITGSDCEGAGEMFHVTTFDIEETVKKALKEKKDPDSFKIDYSQDFFGKQAHLTVSGQLEGETYATALSRIYTFGPTFRAENSNTSRHLAEFWMVEPEMSFFTIKENMELAEDFIVYLLKWALEKCREDLEFFDSRIKKGLIEMLKNVVNTPFTRLTYTEAIAELEKHIDRFEFKPYWGCDLQSEHERFLTEEVYKGPVIVTNYPKEIKSFYMKLNEDGKTVRAMDVLVPGLGEIIGGSEREENLDILQGRIKELGLREEDYWWYLDLRRYGTVPHSGFGLGFERLLLYVTGMGNIRDVIPFPRAPKLAEF
- a CDS encoding dihydroorotate dehydrogenase, whose protein sequence is MKNKAEVIQKIKNAGLAAREGRAEPILATVSGVLSTKPNLIRYCADELGFGLITTKSFQVLPNPGNREPILCEPELGCFGNSVGLRNCGMEQAVKELKELRSSWKTDSILNVSLSASNPEDFISLLKGFEELADCFELNFSCPHASAGFGASIGCDPAIACGYVKTIKKALPDCTVPIFVKLTPNVEDIGAIASAVIEAGADGITAINTVGPKVYIEPHSGKPILQNKLGGKGGMSGSWVFSRALECIGQIRKAVGEEIPIIGMGGVMTGSQAAELVRAGADIIGIGSACGMLEQDDLKPFFQNLASDALNCIRGKETDKTSSFLRKKKALEYEAKTIVKIEKESEDIIIITLKGKCKFEAGQFVFLWIPGVGEKPFSLAEADPISLIIKKRGPFTEALFELKEGDTIYMRGLYGKGIKPPKTENALLIAGGTGIAVLPALAKCLKKQGALISTYVGTSEEIKKKEPNGIEKILIECGTYKKVADKGVIGRVLNQFQKDNIEGNTGLPIQGKAENMGKPDFFAAYLVGPMIFMRRASEILLKMGVRKNQIFMSLEMNTMCGVGICGECSCGNILTCKKGTFVSLDQM